A segment of the Mercurialis annua linkage group LG4, ddMerAnnu1.2, whole genome shotgun sequence genome:
AGTTTTTGATTTTGCAGAGACATCAGGTAATCACGCTTCTTCTTCCTTCTACATTCTCTAGGGTTTTGATTCTCTTCAATCCTTTTATTCTTCAATTCTCTTCTCAAGGGTAAACTAAATTACATTTGCTCAACACTTCATTTCTTAATTTAACAACTTCTTGcaaaatcatttcacatttttccTAACTTCGTGCCAGCTTTTAATTTCCAATCCAAAGAAATTCCTGCAAAATCATGTCATTTCCAGAACACAAGAAATTGGgtaaacataatttaattcaacTGACATTCTTGCAATTTCTTACGCAGAACATATACATGGCGAGCCGAGTTACTCGGTCGAGTCAACATATAGACGTAGACTCAACTCAGCAGCCAGAATTACAAACACGGGCAAGATGGACAACTGGGCTTATCGAGATATTTGCAGACTTGATGGTTGATCAGGTTCGTAAAGGGAATAGACAAAACAATATTACATTTAGCAAGAAAGCTTGGAAGATTATTTGCGATGAATTTTATCAGAAGACGGGACTTAAATGGGATAAGGAGCAGCTCAAGAGTAGGTATTCACTCATGAGGAAGCAGCATGCTGTTGTGAAGTCACTTCTCAGTCGGACTGATTTCCATTTGGATGAACCTACAGGGAACATTCTAGCCACCAACGCAGCATGGAGTCATTACATTCAGGTATGATGCTTCTTCTGTCACTTTTTAGAGGAACATTCGTAAACCCAATACTTAGCGGCTATGTTGTACGGAAACATGTCTAGCCCTACGTTTCAATACTAATGAAATGTAGCGCTTCTGAAACTCCAAAACATGAATCTATAGATTATTCTCGTAGAAATGGCATTTCGCCATTTTCCATTTAAGCATTTCTTGTTTCAATATTTCCGTTTCCGTACAACTTGGCTTAGTGGTGGACTTGTTGGCTGTAGTGGACTTCTAATGTTTATTCGTCCGTTCAATGTTTGCATTGTTTTGCCTAGGTCATCAGTAATGATTTACTGATTATAATTGAATGGAGATTTGATTGAAAAGATATGTTTGCTAGGAATTGTAGTAACTAACTATATCCTTGAAAATGCCATGAAATGCTTAGTAAAGCAAAATTTTCAGCTCCATTAGCCAATAATGTTTATCCACACTATAGGGTTGGAGTTCTTCCGAATGGGTGGCAGGAGGCTGATTTCTGTTTCTTTAACTGTTCGTCTCCAACGTTTTGTGAAACATCCATGTATAGGAACATCCAGATGCTGAGCCTATAAGAGGCGGTGGCTGCCCAATCTACAAACAGCTTGGCTTGATATTCTCAGAGCCATTAACTAATGGCCATCATGTCCAGTCATTTGAGCAAGACGAAGAGCTTCCTCCATCAGTTTCTTTTAAGGATCCAATGTATTACTCAGAGGAAGAAATACCATCATCAATTCTGTTCAGGGAGCATCTCGGTACTATCCAAGAGGAAGAGTCCTCTTCTGATTTTGAGGGCGGGGATGATGTTGTAGACGAGCAAGAGACGTTTAGTGCAGCACATATCACTGCCACTGTTATGCAAACTACAACTGCTGCTATGGACAGTACTACTGCTGCTAATCGTAAAAGAGGTCGCAGGGGGGTTGATGATGCTATTGGTGCAGCTATTTCACACATGGCTGCTGTGTCAAGGCTCAGGACAGCTGCCATACAGAGAATTATTGGGAAATACAGTGTAGCTGATTGCATTAAGGAATTGGATGCGATGCAAGGTGTCGAAGAAGGGATCTATTTTGCTGCTTTGGATTTGTTCAACAACCGTAATGCAAGAGAGATCTTTCTGTCGCTTAAATGCGACAAGCGCAGGATTTGGTTACGAACCAAATGTACTGCTAAGCCAACATCATAGGACTGAAAGAGGAACTATCCTTTTATTTTTGCAGGCATATGATTTACAGTGATCCAGATCTGTGAAACATGATTAGAAGAGTGAAATCTAAATAGTAAGAGTAGATGATTGtttcttaaatttaaatagcAATGGAGGCATTTTCCTCTACATGACCATAAATCAAAAACCATCAACATTCATCAGAAACTCATACTTTATACTTTATAGACTCCTACACACCAGTAATCACTGAATTTTACTCCTCTAGAAACAAAACAGAAGattcaaaaccctaattcaaaACTTCCAGATTCATGGTTAATCCTGAAGTAGTTTTCCATGTCTATCTATATACAGAAAAACCAAACCTCTGTTATAATCCTAAATTTAGAATTCTTCCTAGGGTAAGATCCTCTTCATATCATTTTCCGGGTCGTTACTTTTCGCTTGGTTGTATACTGACTCGAATGCTTGCATACATACACTTGAAAATCCCACTATAGCCTGAAACACATGTGGAAATCCCATCTGCAGATTATTTATTGTCATTGCTCTCGTGATGCTCACTGATTTTTCATGCTTCGATTTCTCCTCTTCTGCCTTGCCTCTCAAGATCTCAACTTTTGCTCGCTTCTCTGTCACTGGATCCTTGCTTCTCAAGTTTCCAGCAGTATTAGGCAGTGAGTAAGGTCCATACTTGGTCTCCAATGCTCTAAGCTCAGATACCTTCTTCTCGAACTCCTTAAAAGCCGATTCTGACTTCTTCTTTTGCTTATGCTCTTCTGCTTGTTGAACTACTATTGCGTGGATAACTGTCAGGAAACTCTTGATTCCTTCCGATGCTACTTTATCCGGAATCCGATCAATTGCATGGTGCCATTCTTCACATAGAGAGTAAATTTGAGATTCCTGGCTCGGTCTTGAAAATGGATGTTTGCTGAACTGGAAAAGACTAAGCCGGAGCCATCCCGTGAGGGACTGAATGTAATCCCGCTGAGCCTTCACTAGGTTACAGAAGGACTGGTGCCATTGCTGAACTTCAAGTTCAAGCTGGAGTGTAGATTGTCTGTGAATCTCAGAAGTAGGTCCAGTCGATGGAACTGTGTTTAGATACTTCAGCTGCTGAACTATGTGAGTTTGGACCTGGTGTGCCTCATACATGCTTCTCCACATGCACATCAATCtgaaataaaagcaaaacataATGCATAAGAAAACaattggaaaaaatttaatagtctttttctttcaatgagACTCCaacaataatatttattataggCAAATAGTCATTGGACTTGAAAACGTAACTAAATAGATCCTTTTACCTTGTcctcaaatatttaattaaatagaaattGTCAAGAAACCTTTCAATTGTAGAGGTTCTTACATATCCTTAAGTTATCACCATGAgaacacaaaaaaaattcagacaCAGGCTATGAAATGGAAAAGGAATCTGCATTGTACGAATTTTATAGTAcagttaagccaaaagattGTCTCCTTGAAGAGAACATATTGGTCAACCAAAGTATAAGCATGAGCATATAGAAAGATTCATTGGACTATATGCTTAAGTCAGTCGCAGCCTCCAGATTATACTTATAGTACATCACATAATTGATTCAGTATAGCAGCACAAAAGCAAACGACAGATTTAAACACAGGCCAATTAAAAAGCAGTCAAAAGTAATCTTGAGgtttaaaacaaaatccaaagtTGACTTTTCTATTTTTcccaattctttttttttttttaatccaaGTAAGTATTCTTTTCTTGGTTCGGGTTGCCTCGGGCTGGTCGGACTAACCGAATACCCATTCCCTTTAAATTTACAACGGCTAACGATGTTTTTGATGACCTCTCTGACCATAAATAAACACtaaccaaaagaagaaaaaatgatATCAATGCAAGCTTGCACTTGAGCAATAATACTAGTTTGAAATTCAAGAAAGGCAATTAGTGGGCCATATCACAGTAAATGgtaaaaataaaaggataaaaatgcaaaaaagaaGTACCCATTTTTGTACTCTTAGCCTAGGTTTGGAAGATGATTTAACAAAGTTCACgtgaaaatttgaaaagttgtTGGCTCTGTCTTATGAAGCTATTAAATGCACAAGATTTTATAGAAACTAGCACAAGatacaataattcaaatatcaattTGCCCCCTGAAATTGCACATGTTGATCAAATTAGCTAGAAACTTATCAATTATGACCAATTTACACCCCTAACCCATGAACGTATATCTCCGGtccaaattgataaaaatagacAAGTTTTTAGAGCAATTTgataatgaaattaattttcaaagtaatTTAGCAAAGCATGCAAATTGAGATTtaagtaaaaattaataatggaTAATTACCCTTTAACAAGTTGAAGAAGTTGAGGGTAGAGCTCAGTCTCTCTTAATTTGATGATTTCAGCAGAAGTAGTCTCAATAGCTTGAGTAGCAACCATCATTTGTGACTCTAATTTCTCTACTTCTTTCTTCGTCTTTTCAGTCTTTATATAGTCAGCCCTCTTTACTTCTAATTTCCTTACCAATGCCACCTTCTTTTCATGTTCAATCTTTATACTCTCAGCATTCTATCACCCACcaaaattcattaattaaaaccaaatattgCGCTTCATTATTAATAAATACCGCACCTTTcgactttttttgtttatggtccaaaatttcaaaatcttcaattttagaatttcagtttcaattgtagctatttgtttaaattagagGGGAAAAGGATCCAATATACTACCTTTTATATTACTTCATGTTTGTAATTCTTGAtgtaaaaagataaatttgaaCAATACGAAGCAATATcaagggcatatttgaacttttatcCACTCTTATTTGATCAAATAGCAACAActgaaactgaaaattgaaaaatacgctaaaattgacaattttgaaagtttgggcCATAAATGAAAAAAGCTGAAAAGTTAAGAGTATTTTTGGATGAgccaataaataaattaataaacatacctatcatcatcatcattttcAAGATTAATTATGAACTTCCATTAATAGTAGGATACAATGTGGTAAAATTGGTGAAAATCACCCATCAATAAAAGCACTTTCACCAAATAATTTTTCCGATTATTGACTCTTCTTTGACTAGTAAGAATCAGAAAACGCTAATCTTGAAATAATGTGAAACAATTTGACATTATACACAAGagtaaaaaaaaacagaattcAAATCTTTATACCTTGACTTCCTGAAATAGTTTCTTCTCCCATGCATACAATCTCTCCACAGTGGAGCAATGGCCAACTCCTACATTATTTCCCATAATTTCATCACTCATTTTTCCAAATCCATTCATTTTTGGACTTGAACTCCATGCCCATAGTGATGGATTTGTTAAATTGCATCCATGGTCATACACTTTACCTACAACTTAACAATCACAAcattagaaattaaataaaatttaaagtaagcttcataaaaattgaataaaattcaaGAAAAGAATCCACCACCTTTGTTTTGAGTGGAGAAATTAGGGTTTGGAACTTGTAAAAGCAAAGAAAGGTGAGCGCCAGCCTCAGCAGCTTTAAGAAAATACTCATCAACTTCTTTAACAATCTCCACTAGATCCTTACTATTTCTTGAAACTACCATAGCAAGCTCACTTCCACTCCCACTGCACGTCTCCTTCGAGAATCCACTCACCATACTCGGCGGAGCAGTGAGGCTAGCCGCCGTTCCCGTAGCTGTCACAGCCATTTCAGAAGCTGTCATGGTGGTTGCTTCTTCCCACTCTTCCTCAGACCTTGAAGCTGAAGGAGGCGCCGGAACAAAAGGATCCCAGAAGTCCCAACTCGAAGACTGAGGTGGCGGAGGCGGAGGAGGTGGCGGGGGAGGTGGTAGAGGAGAGGCTGTTATGGATGTCCACGTGTCTGAGCTGGGGCTCATTGGCGGAGGAGGAGGTGGGGGTGTGGGAGGTAAAGGTGGCGGAGAGGGAAGAACAGGTGGGAGatggtggcggtggtggtggaggtggAGATTAGCTTCAGTGTTGGAGAACTGGAAAAGGGCTGATCCAGTTGAGCGTAAAGAACGAAGGTACATTGTATGAGAAGCAGAAACGGCTTGTCTGGCTTTAACTAATTGTTTCATATATCTTTTTCTTGCTTTGCATCTTGAAACCATTTCTTCTCTCTCTAATCTTGAATAACAGCACCCCATTCTGATAACAGATCAAGATTTTTTGTTCTGTTCTTGATTTAGAGCCAAAAGAGAATTAGAAAACACAAAAAGAAACCAAATTGCTTTAGAGAAagcaaaagaaagaagaaataatCTTTCTTTTTGCAGATTTTGGTTTCTTGAAAAAAATCTAGTTTCAAGAGCTGCTAGAGATCtttaaatttgataatcttgAAAAAAGAACTGTCGCTTTAGCTTCTTCAAATTTATCAATGTGGACTCTTTATAATTCTATACATGCAACTTGTCTTAACCAAAAAGAATATACTAAAACTTAATTAAGCTAAGTTTACTACAATTAAAAGattgtaaaaacaaaataattatggGTATTTCAGACTTCTTGTCTGTAGAGATGAGGATATGTTTGAAGGTGGTGGGAGTAGCAGAGGAACACAGTAGATTGAGAGGTACCAAAGAGAGAGTATGTGTTGTGTTGgtgttagagagagaaagagttagagagagagagagagagagacaaTGTGCATTGGGCAGAGAGCCaagttaaaagaaattaaatttgaaaaatggtTAGTTAAATGAGAGattaaatataaagttaaattaaatatgatagTGGTGATGTTGATACAGACGCAGATGCAGCACACCATTTTAAGGCAAATGTTGGGTAGTGTAAGCAGGTAGGTTAGATTCTGCCAAGTTGATGTGCACGGTCATCAACTTCCAAATCTCCATATTCCCGTTTTATTTTGCTGCTCCTCACTAGAGGTGAgcataaaccgaaccaaaccgagaaaccggaccggaccgaaCCGAAATTGACTTTGGTGCTCGGTTGTTTGGTGATTCGGGACTGGTTTGGTTTGAAAATAAGGGAAGTATGGAGTTTGGTTTATAATTTGGTTTGAGGGTTTgtataaccgaaccgaccgaaaaaccgattAAACCGAGAAGCCAAAACTACGTCGTTTTAATTTCTCCCTAATCTGCCCTAAAACGACACCGCCTACCCCTGCATATATAAACCACCTTATAATTTTCCCTAACCCTAAAATCATTTACCCTCTCTTTTCAGATTCACTCGCAGCCTCTCTCTCTCGAACTTTCCTCtgaaaaccctaaccctaaatcaTATTTTCTCTCTGATTCTCTCAGTTTCTCACTGATTCTATCAGTTTCTCACCCTGATACAGTCTTCGTTTAGCCATAATTTGTGTATTCATCAACTGTTCTGTGCTTTTAATCgaagaaaatgaaaagtttgaatcTTCGATTCGATCCTAAACGAGATTAAACTAATCTCTGAAAGTCTCAGTATCTCACTGAGTTTGTTAAAGATTATGTGAGTATATGATCGATTATCCTCTGTCATAGAGGTTTAGTTtcaatatttatgttttaggttttgatttctgccctatttgattattttttttccttttcatgtGCAAAACGTGGGATTCATGCAATTATCAGGTAATACATCTCTATTTTTCAGTTTGTTCTTGTTCTTATATGGTTGTTTGTTCTGATTTTGTGATTATCTCTGTAACTGATATGATTTATTTCTTTCCTCCATGTTCTGAACT
Coding sequences within it:
- the LOC126676851 gene encoding L10-interacting MYB domain-containing protein-like isoform X1 encodes the protein MSFPEHKKLGKHNLIQLTFLQFLTQNIYMASRVTRSSQHIDVDSTQQPELQTRARWTTGLIEIFADLMVDQVRKGNRQNNITFSKKAWKIICDEFYQKTGLKWDKEQLKSRYSLMRKQHAVVKSLLSRTDFHLDEPTGNILATNAAWSHYIQEHPDAEPIRGGGCPIYKQLGLIFSEPLTNGHHVQSFEQDEELPPSVSFKDPMYYSEEEIPSSILFREHLGTIQEEESSSDFEGGDDVVDEQETFSAAHITATVMQTTTAAMDSTTAANRKRGRRGVDDAIGAAISHMAAVSRLRTAAIQRIIGKYSVADCIKELDAMQGVEEGIYFAALDLFNNRNAREIFLSLKCDKRRIWLRTKCTAKPTS
- the LOC126676851 gene encoding L10-interacting MYB domain-containing protein-like isoform X2, which translates into the protein MASRVTRSSQHIDVDSTQQPELQTRARWTTGLIEIFADLMVDQVRKGNRQNNITFSKKAWKIICDEFYQKTGLKWDKEQLKSRYSLMRKQHAVVKSLLSRTDFHLDEPTGNILATNAAWSHYIQEHPDAEPIRGGGCPIYKQLGLIFSEPLTNGHHVQSFEQDEELPPSVSFKDPMYYSEEEIPSSILFREHLGTIQEEESSSDFEGGDDVVDEQETFSAAHITATVMQTTTAAMDSTTAANRKRGRRGVDDAIGAAISHMAAVSRLRTAAIQRIIGKYSVADCIKELDAMQGVEEGIYFAALDLFNNRNAREIFLSLKCDKRRIWLRTKCTAKPTS
- the LOC126676846 gene encoding protein ALTERED PHOSPHATE STARVATION RESPONSE 1 isoform X2, coding for MGCCYSRLEREEMVSRCKARKRYMKQLVKARQAVSASHTMYLRSLRSTGSALFQFSNTEANLHLHHHRHHLPPVLPSPPPLPPTPPPPPPPMSPSSDTWTSITASPLPPPPPPPPPPPPQSSSWDFWDPFVPAPPSASRSEEEWEEATTMTASEMAVTATGTAASLTAPPSMVSGFSKETCSGSGSELAMVVSRNSKDLVEIVKEVDEYFLKAAEAGAHLSLLLQVPNPNFSTQNKGKVYDHGCNLTNPSLWAWSSSPKMNGFGKMSDEIMGNNVGVGHCSTVERLYAWEKKLFQEVKNAESIKIEHEKKVALVRKLEVKRADYIKTEKTKKEVEKLESQMMVATQAIETTSAEIIKLRETELYPQLLQLVKGLMCMWRSMYEAHQVQTHIVQQLKYLNTVPSTGPTSEIHRQSTLQLELEVQQWHQSFCNLVKAQRDYIQSLTGWLRLSLFQFSKHPFSRPSQESQIYSLCEEWHHAIDRIPDKVASEGIKSFLTVIHAIVVQQAEEHKQKKKSESAFKEFEKKVSELRALETKYGPYSLPNTAGNLRSKDPVTEKRAKVEILRGKAEEEKSKHEKSVSITRAMTINNLQMGFPHVFQAIVGFSSVCMQAFESVYNQAKSNDPENDMKRILP
- the LOC126676846 gene encoding protein ALTERED PHOSPHATE STARVATION RESPONSE 1 isoform X1; translated protein: MGCCYSRLEREEMVSRCKARKRYMKQLVKARQAVSASHTMYLRSLRSTGSALFQFSNTEANLHLHHHRHHLPPVLPSPPPLPPTPPPPPPPMSPSSDTWTSITASPLPPPPPPPPPPPPQSSSWDFWDPFVPAPPSASRSEEEWEEATTMTASEMAVTATGTAASLTAPPSMVSGFSKETCSGSGSELAMVVSRNSKDLVEIVKEVDEYFLKAAEAGAHLSLLLQVPNPNFSTQNKVVGKVYDHGCNLTNPSLWAWSSSPKMNGFGKMSDEIMGNNVGVGHCSTVERLYAWEKKLFQEVKNAESIKIEHEKKVALVRKLEVKRADYIKTEKTKKEVEKLESQMMVATQAIETTSAEIIKLRETELYPQLLQLVKGLMCMWRSMYEAHQVQTHIVQQLKYLNTVPSTGPTSEIHRQSTLQLELEVQQWHQSFCNLVKAQRDYIQSLTGWLRLSLFQFSKHPFSRPSQESQIYSLCEEWHHAIDRIPDKVASEGIKSFLTVIHAIVVQQAEEHKQKKKSESAFKEFEKKVSELRALETKYGPYSLPNTAGNLRSKDPVTEKRAKVEILRGKAEEEKSKHEKSVSITRAMTINNLQMGFPHVFQAIVGFSSVCMQAFESVYNQAKSNDPENDMKRILP